The Candidatus Binataceae bacterium genomic sequence GATAGTGGTTTTTTACTGTTTCCATGCGTAGGGAAGACGACATGCTGGCCGCCGGACGACAGCGTGTACCTCAGATCCGGATTTCTTACATATCAGCAGCATGCATCGGATGCACAAAGCTCAGTGTTTATTCCGTTTCGATCTTTGTGGGTGCGCTGAAAAGGATCGAACACCAAGCGAAAAGATTAGACAGCCTTCGTTAAGTCGGCAAAAAACACCACTATTTGGCTGCGTCAGCGTTTCTGAAAAACCCCCACGCCGATAAGAACAACTCCGAGTATGAGGAAGCCGCCGCTAAGAGCTTGCGGCACCACATGAGTTGAGTGCTCGGTGCTCTGGAGCTTTAGATCGCCCAGCTTTGCCACGTCCTTGGTCTGCGAGGTGGTAAATTCGGGGATTGCCAGTCCGACAATTCCCAGGAGAGCGAGAATCGCGCCGAACCAGGTGATGGATTTCATAGCCTTCTCGGCCGCAATCGTGTCAGGAGACTCATTTGAGGGGAGGTATCCGAATACCCGCGACCTCGCCGATAATCCCCAGTGACTGTAGAACCCAGATTAGCAGAACAACAAAGACCACGATGTTGAGCAAGCTCTTAATCGCTGCTGCCATCGGAATGTAGGTATTGATCAACCACATGAGGAGACCTGCGATTACCAGTATGACGACAATGTCCACCAACGTCATGGCAGCCACTTCCTTTGCTTTCTCTCTTTAATCGTAGCCGATCATTGAGGCACTCTTCACTTAAAATCGAGCCCAGCTCTCGCGAATGCCTCCAAAAGACCTTTTGTTCCGGCGCAAGCCTGTATTAAAAGGACGTAAAGGCTTGTATGTTGCCGCGCGGCACTTTTAGAACCAGATGGACTCAGGACTAAACCATGGCGAATTCAAATGAATCTCTGCGATCCCACAGCAGCACCCTCCTCGACGGGCCTTCGCGCGCTCCCGCGCGCGCGATGATGAAGGCGGTCGGATATACCGACGAAGACTTCTCCAAGCCACTCATTGGTGTCGCACACACCTGGATCGAAATCATGCCGTGCACTTATCATCTGCGCGACCTGGCCGAGCACGTTAAACGCGGCATTCGCGATGCGGGTGCAACGCCGGTCGAATTCAACACGATCGCGATATGCGACGGGATCTCGATGGGCACCCACGGTATGCGCGCCTCGCTCATTAGCCGCGAAGTAATCGCCGACTCGATCGAACTGACCAGCCTCGGCCATCTCTTTGACGGCATCGTGGCACTCTCCGGATGCGACAAAACGATTCCTGCCACAGTGATGGCGCTGCTGCGGCTCAATCTACCTGGGCTGATGATTTACGGCGGATCGATCCAACCTGGCCGCTACGGCGATCAGAACGTAACGATTCAGGATGTCTTCGAAGCCGTCGGCGCGCATTCCGCCGGCAAGATCACCGAACAGGAGCTGCGCAACCTCGAAAGCGTTGCCTGCCCCGGCGTGGGTGCCTGCGGCGGTCAGTTCACGGCGAACACCATGTCGACCGCCTCGGAGATGCTGGGAATCTCGCCTGCCGGTGTCAATTCGATTCCGGCGACCGATCCAGAGAAACCCAAGGCCGCCTATCGGGCAGGGCAAATGGTGATGAATCTGCTCAGGAAAGGCGTCCGCCCAAAGGACCTTGTAACGCGACGCGCGATCGAAAATGCGATTGCCGCCGTAGCAATGACTGGAGGGTCGACCAACGCCGTACTTCATCTGCTCGCGATCGCCCACGAGGCAGGACGCAAGCTTTCCATCGACGACTTCGATCGCATCAGCTCACGTACCCCTCTGCTGGCCGACTTGAAACCCGGCGGACAGTTCATGGCGGCCGATATGCACGCCGCTGGTGGAATTCCGCTCATCATGAAGCGACTCAAGGAAGCGGGCCTGCTCCACGCCAACGAGCCTACGGTCACTGGGCGCACGATCGGCGAAGAAGCCGATGCAGCATCGGAGACCTCGGGTCAGGAGGTCGTGCA encodes the following:
- a CDS encoding Thivi_2564 family membrane protein, whose translation is MTLVDIVVILVIAGLLMWLINTYIPMAAAIKSLLNIVVFVVLLIWVLQSLGIIGEVAGIRIPPLK
- the ilvD gene encoding dihydroxy-acid dehydratase, yielding MANSNESLRSHSSTLLDGPSRAPARAMMKAVGYTDEDFSKPLIGVAHTWIEIMPCTYHLRDLAEHVKRGIRDAGATPVEFNTIAICDGISMGTHGMRASLISREVIADSIELTSLGHLFDGIVALSGCDKTIPATVMALLRLNLPGLMIYGGSIQPGRYGDQNVTIQDVFEAVGAHSAGKITEQELRNLESVACPGVGACGGQFTANTMSTASEMLGISPAGVNSIPATDPEKPKAAYRAGQMVMNLLRKGVRPKDLVTRRAIENAIAAVAMTGGSTNAVLHLLAIAHEAGRKLSIDDFDRISSRTPLLADLKPGGQFMAADMHAAGGIPLIMKRLKEAGLLHANEPTVTGRTIGEEADAASETSGQEVVHSVEDPLKTTGGLVILHGNLAPEGCVVKVAGHERVTHRGPARVFDSEDDAFKAVSRRQIKPGDVVVIRYEGPKGAPGMPEMLGVTAALVGEGLGDQVALLTDGRFSGATHGLMAGHVAPEAAVGGPIAALRNGDIIIFDVAKRRLDVELKATEIKQRLKKWKKPKPHYTSGVMAKYAEVVSSASRGAVTN